TGGAGCCGGTCGACTATCCGCTGGGCGGACGCGGCGAGCACCTGGCGCGGCTGATCCTGTCGGAGCTGGCCGACATGGAGACGGTGCCGATCGCCGTCCCCTGGCCGCGCGACCGCCGCCTGCAGACGCTGTGCGCCGACATCATGGCGCATCCCGGCAGCCTGCGCCCGCTGGCAGACGGCGCCCAGGACATCGGTGCCAGCGCGCGCACGCTGATCCGCCTGTTCCCCAAGGAGACCGGGCTGCATTACCGCCAGTGGGTGCAACAGGTGCACCTGGCGCACGCGTTCGAGATGCTGGCGCGCGGCGCGAGCGTGGGAAGCATCGCCGCCACGCTCGGCTATGCGAGTCCGAGCGCGTTCACCGGGATGTTCCGGCGTCTGTTGGGGCGGACGCCGCAGCATTACCTGGCCGAGTGGCGGGCACAGGGAACGCGTTCCTGAACCTCGACCTTGCAGACCCACACGGAACAATGCCCATGATCGCAATAGACAAGCCCTCGTCCCGACCACGCGGACGCTTCATCCTGCAGCACCTGGCCGCGGTGGTCCTTGGCGGCATCCTGGGCTACGTGCTGGGCTTGCATCCGCTGGCCTTGCTGATCGCCGTCGCGCCGCTGCTGGCGGTGCGCGGCGCCGGCCGGCGCGACAGGACCACGTTCATGATCAGCGTGGCGCTGGCCCTGCTGCTGGTCGTGTGCGCCGTCGGGCTTTCCCTGCTTCTAGTCGTTTTCAGCCTGGGACGCGGAAATTGGCGGTAATAGAAAATTATTTCTTGTTCAACGCCAGTAAAATTATTGGATAGTTTTCACGAAAATATAGTTGGTATCATCCAGGCAAATTAGTGAACTCATCAATACCATCGTCAGATCTTGCCTAATACTGCCAAGTACAATGAAAAAAATTACCGCACTCTCCTTTGCCTTTTTGTTGTCTGCATGTGGCGCAAACACGGAGCAAAACAGCGAACAGCCGCGATTTTTTGGATCAGTAAGCACAGAACATTCCTCTGCCAAACTGGCCTCGACAACGCCTGGAGAACGTAAGGCATATGATATCGGCTGGACGCAGGGGAAGCTGGTTGGCGTAGCCAAGTCAGCAGAGCTCGGCAATTTTCAGCTTGCTACGCCCGAAGTCCGCTTGCAGGATATTTCTCTCACGTTTGACAAGGATAATTTGCCAGGGCAGCTTTTCAGACTCTACCAAGCTGCGTTTGGCCGAACACCTGACGTTGCAGGTTTTGGTTATTGGAAAGATATACTTGAAAACAAGGGTTTTCCGCTCACCCAAGTCGCTAACGAATTCTTGAACAGCACCGAGTCAAAATCATTGTATGGCACTGATAGCGATGATACGACTTTTGTCGAACGGCTGTACCAGAATGTACTACATCGCAAGCCAGACGCAGCAGGGGCAAACTTCTGGATAGGTACACTACGCTCTGGAACGAAACGAACTGACGTTCTAATATCCTTTTCCGAGTCACCAGAAAACCAGACTGCGACTGCAGTGGCCATCATGAAAGGCATGGCTTTTGCAGAACCTGGCATATCCTATATTCCAGTATCGAATGCTGTTGCGCCTGCCGATGTGCCGGTGGGCGTATTTTTCGAAGTCGACGGTTCGACTTCGACCGATGCCAATGGCGATCAACTCCAGTACAACTGGTCCGTTTCCAGCAGACCGAATGGAAGTGTTTCCGAATTCACGAGTTCGAACACCGTCAAACCGAAAATTGTACTTGATAAGCCTGGCAAGTACGAGTTGAGCTTGTGGGTAAACGATGCGACATCAAAAAGCTACTCGCCAGCCAAAATCATGGTAACAGCTCACGCCATCGTTGCGGACTCCGGGATTTATACATGTTCGACTATCGACTCAACCAAAGCGCAGGCTTTATATTTTTCCGGACATACTTATCTTGATCGAGACAAAGACGGTTTGGCATGCAGTGCATCGGATATTGCATATGAAAGATCTCCATCCGTACCAAGCATTGCAGATACAGGAACGTATAAATGTTCGACCCTTTCACCTGCGAACGCCATCTTGCTCTACTTGCAGGGCCATACCTATCTCGATCGAGATCATGACGGCAAGCCGTGCGAGGCCTCGGATGTCAATCTGGAAAAGACGATTTATACGCCACCCTCAACTTCCCCATCGAGCGGCATGTGCTGGGTGAATGGTTATACGAGGAAAGACGGAACTCGTGTGAGCGGCTATTACCGCCATTGCTGAGGAATGGTACGTAGGCACTGCAAAGGAAGGCTGCAATAGAAAAACGGCCGGCGCCCATAGAACGCCGGCCGTTGGATTGCGCATCGCCGGGTATCCTCATACAAGTTGGATTAGTTTCGCGCTAGCGCTAAAGGGCAAGCGTTTCACCCAGCCAGATACGGATAGGTAAAGCACACGAAGTGCACCGCATTCAGCGCGAAGTGCGTCAGGATCGCGCCTTCGATGCGCGCCGACCTGGCATACGCCGCCGCATAGTGCAGCCCGGCGATCGTCGCCAGCAGCACCAGCGTCATGCCGCCCCTGGCATGCGCGGCACCGAACAGCAGCGCCGACACGATGGCGGCGGCGGCCGGTCCGAAGCGCCAGGCCGCCATCCGCCGCGCCAGGGCGGCGAAGATGACACCGCGGAAGAAGGCTTCCTCGGTCACGCAGGTAAACAGCAGGTTCCCGCACAGGAAGGCCAGC
The genomic region above belongs to Massilia forsythiae and contains:
- a CDS encoding DUF4214 domain-containing protein; the encoded protein is MKKITALSFAFLLSACGANTEQNSEQPRFFGSVSTEHSSAKLASTTPGERKAYDIGWTQGKLVGVAKSAELGNFQLATPEVRLQDISLTFDKDNLPGQLFRLYQAAFGRTPDVAGFGYWKDILENKGFPLTQVANEFLNSTESKSLYGTDSDDTTFVERLYQNVLHRKPDAAGANFWIGTLRSGTKRTDVLISFSESPENQTATAVAIMKGMAFAEPGISYIPVSNAVAPADVPVGVFFEVDGSTSTDANGDQLQYNWSVSSRPNGSVSEFTSSNTVKPKIVLDKPGKYELSLWVNDATSKSYSPAKIMVTAHAIVADSGIYTCSTIDSTKAQALYFSGHTYLDRDKDGLACSASDIAYERSPSVPSIADTGTYKCSTLSPANAILLYLQGHTYLDRDHDGKPCEASDVNLEKTIYTPPSTSPSSGMCWVNGYTRKDGTRVSGYYRHC
- a CDS encoding AraC family transcriptional regulator — encoded protein: MTLAPSLRYRFKWLTLPRSVTAVPSMAAHGELIEAHSHPWVQLLYASEGVMRVRTDLGVWIIPPRRALLIAAGIVHEVTMLSRVSMRALYIEADAAGFDGRTAAALVEGCKVLEVSPLLRELILALSLEPVDYPLGGRGEHLARLILSELADMETVPIAVPWPRDRRLQTLCADIMAHPGSLRPLADGAQDIGASARTLIRLFPKETGLHYRQWVQQVHLAHAFEMLARGASVGSIAATLGYASPSAFTGMFRRLLGRTPQHYLAEWRAQGTRS